Proteins from a genomic interval of Watersipora subatra chromosome 10, tzWatSuba1.1, whole genome shotgun sequence:
- the LOC137406313 gene encoding small ribosomal subunit protein uS3m-like, with protein sequence MSFMSIQQQSIARLLQASIGTCSCRCIHVSSSLDKNVRTGKPKTTNNRSKPLTYEQAQQPNRIFVTKYWNSINTSGLHVEKKYERWLPRSSEVAVEDAFIRKFIIGTFQDTLFGEVIVKRRANIIYLAFIVRRYMNPSSQYFLRGYTEKMLSTILKSQVKLEIQTINDPRDLIFKKI encoded by the exons ATGTCATTTATGAGTATCCAACAGCAATCTATTGCTCGCTTATTGCAAGCATCAATTGGCACATGCTCTTGTCGATGCATTCATGTGAGCAGTTCTCTCGATAAAAATGTGCGAACTGGCAAACCAAAAACGACTAACAATCGAAGCAAACCATTAACATATGAGCAAGCTCAGCAGCCAAACAGGATTTTTGTCACTAAATATTGGAACTCCATCAATACCT CGGGATTACACGTGGAAAAGAAATATGAAAGATGGCTGCCAAGATCATCAGAGGTAGCTGTCGAAGATGCATTTATTCGCAAGTTTATCATTGGAACATTCCAAGATACGCTCTTTGGGGAAGTGATTGTTAAAAGAAGGGCCAATATTATATACCTAGCTTTTATAGTGAGG AGATACATGAATCCAAGCTCACAATACTTCCTTAGAGGATATACAGAGAAAATGTTATCTACCATCTTAAAATCTCAAGTCAAACTAGAGATTCAAACAATAAATGACCCGAGAGACTTGATCTTCAAGAAGATATGA
- the LOC137406708 gene encoding matrix metalloproteinase-14-like, whose amino-acid sequence MALYLIVLVYCVLPSTLCYDNAFEAMDYLMRYGYLAPPDPHTGNLASYADYEKAIVDFQSMAGLEATGVMNNSTLEMMNRPRCGVSDKMGTNRFSHRKRRYALQGSKWFSQNLTYHIANYTHRLQKDTIEEHIHIAIQMWTEFANITFSKVNSTTADIVFVFANRTHNDGYPFDGEGGVLAHAFFPERGGDVHFDDSEKWIVGTASQGIDLLFTAAHELGHSLGLSHSDNINSIMAPIYRASISRQHQLHPDDMRAIQSLYGSRGFDIGTTTPYEHGTSEGHYDICMDPVIDGVTTTQDLSTYFYKGDFYWRFVIGKRLWQMVGYPKRIDSSWNEVEGAIDSVYTTHNGSTFFFKGDRYWEYVNRRFIANGSIADKFVGLPSNIDAIFTWSGNGKTYAIKGSRYYMIQENWHVAAGYPKDMSIWQGLPYARIDAAIGFGGNTRTYFFSGGDYYRFNDRLLQVTFGSAKFT is encoded by the exons ATGGCTCTATATCTGATAGTTCTGGTATACTGTGTTTTACCCTCAACTCTCTGTTATGATAATGCGTTTGAAGCTATG GATTACCTCATGCGTTATGGATACTTGGCTCCACCTGACCCTCATACCGGTAACCTTGCTTCATATGCTGACTATGAAAAGGCTATTGTGGACTTTCAGTCAATGGCTGGCCTTGAAGCAACTG GAGTAATGAACAATTCCACATTAGAAATGATGAACCGTCCACGTTGTGGAGTGTCAGATAAAATGGGTACTAACAGGTTTAGCCATAGGAAAAGACGCTACGCTCTTCAGG GAAGTAAATGGTTCAGCCAGAATCTAACTTACCATATAGCAAACTACACTCACAGGCTACAGAAGGACACTATAGAGGAGCATATTCACATAGCTATTCAG ATGTGGACTGAATTTGCCAACATCACATTCAGCAAAGTGAACTCAACTACAGCAGACATTGTATTTGTTTTCGCCAATCGAACACACAATGATGGCTACCCATTCGATGGTGAAGGTGGTGTCCTGGCTCATGCATTCTTTCCTGAGAGAGGTGGTGATGTGCACTTTGATGACAGTGAAAAATGGATTGTGGGAACCGCCTCTCAAG GAATCGACTTGCTATTCACAGCGGCCCATGAACTTGGGCACAGTTTGGGTTTGTCCCACTCTGACAATATTAACTCTATTATGGCTCCCATTTATCGCGCATCGATCAGCCGACAGCACCAGCTTCACCCCGATGACATGAGGGCAATACAG TCGCTGTATGGCTCACGAGGTTTTGATATTGGTACAACAACTCCGTATGAACATGGAACATCTGAAGGTCACTATGATATTTGCATGGACCCGGTTATAGATGGAGTCACGACGACTCAGGATCTCTCTACATATTTCTATAAAG GTGACTTCTATTGGAGGTTTGTAATTGGGAAGCGCCTCTGGCAAATGGTGGGCTACCCAAAAAGAATCGACAGCAGTTGGAATGAGGTAGAGGGAGCTATAGACTCTGTTTACACAACTCATAATGGAAGCACCTTCTTCTTTAAG GGTGATAGATATTGGGAATATGTCAACAGGAGATTCATTGCAAATGGAAGCATTGCTGACAAATTTGTTGGGCTGCCAAGCAACATTGATGCCATATTCACATGGAGCGGTAATGGCAAGACCTATGCTATAAAAG GGAGCCGCTACTACATGATTCAAGAGAACTGGCATGTGGCAGCGGGTTATCCTAAGGATATGTCAATATGGCAAGGCTTACCATATGCACGGATTGACGCTGCCATAGGGTTTGGCGGAAACACCCGgacatattttttttcaggAGGAGATTACTATCGGTTTAATGATAGATTGCTGCAGGTAACATTCGGGAGTGCAAAATTTACTTAA